From a region of the Odocoileus virginianus isolate 20LAN1187 ecotype Illinois unplaced genomic scaffold, Ovbor_1.2 Unplaced_Contig_5, whole genome shotgun sequence genome:
- the KLHL30 gene encoding kelch-like protein 30 encodes MVRNVDDLDFHLPSHAQDVLDGLQRLRSQPKLVDVTLLVGGQELPCHRGLLALSSPYFHAMFAGDFAESCSARVELRDVEPAMVAQLVDFVYTGRLTVTQGNVEALTRTAARLHFPAVQKVCGRYLQQQLDATNCLGICEFGEQQGLLGVAAKAWAFLRENFEAVVREDEFLQLSQERLAACLAGDLLQVQPEQSRLEALLRWVRHDPQVRAAHLPELLSLVHLDAVPRPHVQQLLASEPLIRESEACREALVQGHEGALLALPQKLEEVLVVVGGRALEEEEEGAEDLDPQAGNFAFYHTKAKRWMALPDFPDHHKWGFSLAALNNDVYVTGGSRGSRTDAWSTTEAWCFPLKEATWRPVAPMLKARTNHASAALNGEIYAVGGTTLDVVEVESYDPFTDTWTPIRPALKYVSNFSAAGCGGRLYLVGSSACKYNALALQCYNPVTDAWSVIASPFLPKYLSSPRCAALHGALYLVGDNTKKVYVYDPGANLWQKVQPLHSLHENGALVPLGDALYATGGRWQGMAGDYRVEMEAYDRGRDAWVRLGAMPRLWLYHGASAVFLDVSKWTQPFGPAPEP; translated from the exons ATGGTGCGGAACGTGGACGACCTGGACTTCCACCTGCCCTCGCATGCCCAGGATGTGCTGGATGGCCTGCAGCGGCTGCGCTCGCAGCCCAAGCTGGTGGACGTCACGCTGCTGGTGGGCGGCCAGGAGCTGCCCTGCCACCGCGGGCTCCTGGCGCTGAGCAGCCCCTACTTCCACGCCATGTTCGCCGGCGACTTCGCGGAAAGCTGCTCGGCGCGTGTGGAGCTGCGGGACGTGGAGCCcgccatggtggctcagctggtggaCTTCGTGTACACGGGCCGGCTGACCGTCACCCAGGGCAACGTGGAGGCACTGACCCGCACGGCCGCGCGCCTGCACTTCCCCGCCGTGCAGAAGGTCTGCGGCCGCTACCTGCAGCAGCAGCTCGACGCCACCAACTGCCTGGGCATCTGCGAGTTTGGGGAACAGCAGGGGCTGCTGGGCGTGGCCGCCAAGGCCTGGGCCTTCCTGCGGGAGAACTTCGAGGCCGTGGTCCGGGAGGACGAGTTCCTCCAGCTGTCCCAGGAGCGGCTGGCTGCCTGCCTGGCCGGTGACCTGCTGCAGGTGCAGCCAGAGCAGAGCCGGCTGGAGGCCCTGCTGCGCTGGGTACGCCACGACCCCCAGGTCCGGGCCGCCCACCTGCCCGAGCTGCTCAGCCTGGTGCACCTGGACGCCGTGCCCAGGCCCCATGTGCAGCAGCTGCTGGCCTCGGAGCCGCTGATCCGGGAGTCGGAGGCCTGTCGGGAGGCCCTGGTCCAGGGCCACGAGGGG GCGCTGCTGGCCCTCCCGCAGAAGCTGGAGGAGGTCCTGGTGGTGGTGGGCGGGCGGgcactggaggaggaggaggagggagccgAGGATCTGGACCCCCAGGCCGGGAACTTCGCCTTCTACCACACCAAGGCCA AGAGGTGGATGGCCCTCCCGGATTTCCCCGACCACCACAAGTGGGGTTTCTCGCTGGCGGCGCTCAACAACGACGTCTACGTGACAG GGGGCTCTCGGGGCTCCAGGACGGACGCGTGGTCCACGACGGAGGCCTGGTGCTTCCCCCTGAAGGAGGCCACCTGGAGGCCGGTGGCACCCATGCTGAAGGCCCGCACAAACCACGCCAGCGCTGCGCTCAATGGGGAGATCTATGCGGTCGGAG GCACCACTCTGGACGTGGTAGAGGTGGAGAGCTATGACCCCTTCACGGACACCTGGACGCCCATCCGCCCGGCCCTCAAGTACGTCAGCAACTTCTCGGCGGCCGGCTGCGGGGGCCGACTCTACCTGGTGGGCTCCAGCGCCTGCAAGTACAACGCCCTGGCTCTGCAGTGCTACAACCCGGTCACAG ATGCCTGGAGCGTGATCGCCTCGCCCTTTCTCCCCAAGTACCTGTCCTCTCCACGCTGCGCCGCGCTGCACGGGGCGCTCTACCTGGTGGGGGACAACACCAAGAAAGTCTACGTGTACGACCCCGGGGCCAACCTGTGGCAGAAG GTGCAGCCCCTGCACAGTCTGCACGAGAACGGGGCGCTGGTGCCGCTGGGGGACGCACTCTATGCCACGGGCGGCCGCTGGCAGGGCATGGCTGGGGACTACCGCGTGGAGATGGAAGCCTACGACCGCGGCCGGGACGCCTGGGTCCGCCTCGGCGCCATGCCCCGCCTCTGGCTCTACCATGGGGCGTCCGCCGTCTTCCTGGATGTCTCCAAGTGGACCCAGCCCTTCGGGCCCGCCCCGGAGCCCTGA
- the ERFE gene encoding erythroferrone, giving the protein MAPARCPARALLLAYASLLAAAVGLGSPEPGAPSGSRARDEPPPGNELPAGPAARPPETPVERAHGLIDPRDTWMLFVRQSDKGVNSKRGSRGKAKKLKLGLPGPPGPPGPQGPPGPITPPEVLLKEFQLLLKGAVRTRECAESEPGPRVPSAVPAARPEDDEEAAAGSAGVLALLAAPVAPDPRAPRVEAAFHCRLRRDASVERRALHELGLYYVPDADGAFRRGPGLNLTSGQYTAPVAGFYALAATLHVALAEPPRRGPPRPRDRLRLLICLESRCQHHASLEAVMGLESSSELFTISVNGVLYLQAGQYASVFLDNASGSTLTVRGGSHFSAVLLGV; this is encoded by the exons ATGGCCCCCGCCCGCTGCCCCGCGCGGGCCTTGCTGCTCGCCTACGCCAGCCTGCTGGCCGCCGCCGTGGGCCTGGGCTCCCCGGAGCCCGGCGCGCCCTCGGGGAGCCGCGCCCGCGACGAGCCGCCGCCCGGGAACGAACTGCCCGCGGGGCCGGCAGCCCGCCCGCCG GAGACCCCCGTGGAGCGAGCGCACGGTCTCATCGACCCCCGAGACACCTGGATGCTCTTCGTCAGGCAGAGTGACAAGGGCGTCAACAGCAAGAGGGGGAGCAGGGGCAAGGCCAAGAAGCTGAAG CTTGGTCTGCCAGGACCCCCGGGGCCTCCcggcccccagggccccccagGCCCCATCACCCCACCTGAGGTCCTACTGAAGGAGTTCCAGCTGCTGCTGAAAG GCGCGGTGCGCACGCGGGAGTGCGCAGAGTCCGAGCCCGGCCCGCGCGTTCCCTCCGCGGTGCCGGCCGCGCGCCCGGAGGATGacgaggaggcggcggcggggagCGCGGGCGTGCTGGCGCTGCTGGCTGCGCCCGTGGCCCCCGACCCGCGGGCGCCGCGCGTCGAAGCCGCCTTCCACTGCCGCCTGCGCCGGGACGCGTCGGTGGAGCGGCGCGCGCTGCACGAACTCGGCCTCTACTACGTG CCCGACGCCGACGGCGCCTTCCGCCGCGGCCCAGGCCTGAACCTGACCAGCGGCCAGTACACGGCGCCCGTCGCCGGCTTCTACGCGCTCGCCGCCACGCTGCACGTGG CGCTAGCCGAGCCGCCGAGGCGAGGGCCGCCGCGCCCCCGGGATCGCCTGCGTCTGCTCATCTGCCTGGAGTCCCGGTGCCAGCACCATGC CTCCCTGGAGGCCGTCATGGGGCTGGAGAGCAGCAGTGAGctctttaccatctcagtcaaTGGCGTTCTCTACCTGCAG GCTGGGCAGTACGCCTCTGTCTTCCTGGACAACGCCAGCGGCTCCACCCTCACGGTGCGCGGCGGCTCCCACTTCAGCGCCGTCCTCCTTGGTGTGTGA